Proteins from one Sphingobium herbicidovorans genomic window:
- a CDS encoding NAD-dependent succinate-semialdehyde dehydrogenase codes for MTQSTPYPIIDGAERKLASLGTMDLINPATEEVLATVPRCGAEEASEAARLSVEGFAQWSAMSPFDRSKIMRRTAELMRDEADEAAAEMTRQSGKPLVQARGEWLASADLLDWYAEEGRRAYGRLIPTRASDMRWTVQRRPVGPVAAFTPWNFPAWTVMQKVAPALAAGCSVVLKCAEETPGSGVRIGRALLAAGLPPRVLSVIWGDPAAISATLCAAPEIHKVTLTGSTRVGRLLASAAGQHLKKVTMELGGHNPVIIARDADLNSVVPLAAEFKFRNAGQVCVSPTRFLVEQPLYKDFVAGVTEAASKLRVGDGMNGDTQMGPLTTAGQLSKIEALAADAVQRGAKIETGGSRIGNRGYFFQPTVLSGMTPEMDAMNEEPFGPLMLVMPVEDIDAALAEANRLPYGLASYAFTNSLSTERKISEGINAGMLGLNHYVMAMPETPFGGVGDSGMGSEGGIEGMDAYLRPFLVSAKIA; via the coding sequence ATGACCCAATCGACGCCCTATCCGATCATTGACGGCGCGGAGCGCAAGCTGGCTTCGCTTGGCACGATGGACCTGATCAATCCGGCGACCGAGGAGGTGCTGGCGACCGTTCCGCGCTGTGGTGCGGAAGAGGCCAGCGAAGCCGCTCGCCTGTCGGTCGAGGGCTTTGCGCAATGGTCGGCCATGTCGCCGTTCGACCGCAGCAAGATCATGCGCCGGACCGCAGAATTGATGCGGGACGAGGCGGACGAGGCGGCTGCCGAGATGACCCGGCAATCGGGCAAGCCGCTGGTGCAGGCGCGGGGCGAATGGCTGGCGTCGGCCGATCTGCTCGACTGGTATGCGGAGGAAGGACGCCGTGCCTATGGGCGGTTGATCCCCACCCGCGCGAGCGACATGCGCTGGACTGTGCAGCGCCGTCCGGTCGGCCCGGTCGCCGCTTTCACGCCGTGGAATTTCCCCGCCTGGACCGTGATGCAGAAGGTCGCACCGGCGCTGGCCGCCGGTTGTTCGGTCGTGCTGAAATGCGCGGAGGAAACGCCGGGATCGGGCGTACGCATCGGTCGCGCGCTGCTGGCGGCGGGTCTTCCGCCGCGCGTGTTGAGCGTTATCTGGGGCGATCCGGCGGCGATTTCCGCTACCCTCTGCGCAGCGCCGGAAATTCACAAGGTAACGCTGACCGGCTCCACCCGCGTCGGCCGCCTGCTGGCGAGCGCTGCGGGCCAGCATTTGAAGAAAGTGACGATGGAGCTGGGCGGGCATAACCCGGTCATCATCGCGCGCGACGCGGACCTAAACAGCGTGGTGCCGCTCGCTGCGGAGTTCAAGTTCCGCAATGCAGGCCAGGTCTGCGTGTCGCCGACCCGCTTTCTGGTCGAACAGCCGCTATACAAAGATTTCGTCGCGGGCGTCACCGAAGCGGCCAGCAAGCTGCGCGTGGGCGATGGCATGAATGGCGACACCCAGATGGGGCCATTGACGACCGCAGGACAGCTTTCGAAGATCGAGGCGCTGGCCGCCGACGCGGTGCAGCGCGGTGCGAAGATCGAGACTGGCGGATCGCGCATCGGCAATCGGGGCTATTTCTTCCAGCCGACCGTTCTGTCGGGCATGACCCCCGAAATGGACGCGATGAACGAAGAGCCGTTCGGCCCGCTGATGCTGGTGATGCCCGTTGAGGATATCGACGCGGCGCTGGCCGAGGCCAATCGCCTGCCCTACGGCCTTGCCTCCTATGCCTTCACCAACAGCCTGAGCACCGAGCGGAAGATATCGGAAGGCATCAACGCGGGCATGTTGGGCCTCAACCATTATGTGATGGCCATGCCGGAAACGCCCTTTGGCGGCGTCGGCGACAGTGGCATGGGGTCCGAAGGCGGGATCGAAGGGATGGACGCCTATCTGCGGCCATTCCTGGTGTCGGCCAAGATCGCCTGA
- a CDS encoding zinc-dependent alcohol dehydrogenase, translating to MGDPVTMRLARVHGVGDMRIDEVPVPAVGPRDVLVRIGATGICGSDLGYIAAGGLGGGAPLAEPLPIGHEFAGVVEQVGGQVRGIRPGQRCAVNPDAGLIGGGGPSGAFAPFILVPDARPGVDICPIPDSLPLERAALAEPLSVGLHGLNIGRVQPEDKVVVLGAGPIGLCTVICLRHRGVRDIVIADLSDARLDRARRLGAAVTVNPSRESLTDAIGRAHGTGERFGMPFIGSDVIIDAAGAQQALGELLDVAKFRARVVIVALHKKPMPVNLWKMMANEFSISGSIATDREDEFNECLKMLADGEVDVEPLISHRVDFSRLGEAFRIAADTEASAKVIVTF from the coding sequence ATGGGCGATCCCGTGACGATGCGGCTGGCGCGCGTGCATGGCGTTGGCGATATGCGCATCGACGAGGTTCCGGTTCCGGCTGTCGGCCCGCGAGACGTTCTGGTGCGCATCGGCGCGACTGGCATATGCGGCAGCGACCTGGGCTATATCGCGGCGGGCGGACTGGGCGGCGGCGCGCCGCTCGCGGAGCCATTGCCGATCGGTCATGAATTTGCCGGCGTCGTCGAGCAGGTCGGCGGGCAAGTGCGCGGCATCCGGCCGGGTCAGCGCTGCGCCGTCAATCCCGACGCGGGCCTGATCGGCGGGGGCGGGCCGAGCGGGGCCTTTGCGCCCTTCATCCTCGTTCCCGATGCGCGTCCCGGAGTGGACATCTGCCCGATTCCCGACAGCCTGCCGCTGGAAAGGGCGGCTTTGGCGGAGCCATTGTCGGTCGGCCTGCATGGCTTGAACATTGGCCGGGTTCAGCCCGAGGACAAGGTGGTGGTGCTTGGCGCGGGGCCGATCGGCCTTTGCACGGTCATCTGCCTGCGGCACCGGGGCGTGCGTGACATAGTGATCGCCGATCTGTCCGACGCGCGGCTGGATCGGGCGCGGCGGCTGGGCGCGGCGGTCACGGTCAATCCATCGCGGGAATCGCTGACCGACGCCATCGGCAGGGCGCATGGGACAGGGGAACGGTTCGGCATGCCGTTTATCGGCAGCGATGTCATCATCGACGCGGCGGGTGCGCAGCAGGCGTTGGGCGAATTGCTGGACGTCGCCAAATTCCGCGCGCGCGTGGTCATCGTCGCGCTCCACAAGAAGCCGATGCCCGTCAACCTGTGGAAGATGATGGCCAATGAGTTCAGCATTTCCGGATCGATCGCGACGGACCGGGAAGATGAATTCAACGAATGCCTGAAAATGCTGGCGGACGGGGAGGTGGATGTCGAACCGCTGATCAGCCACCGTGTCGATTTCAGCAGGTTGGGCGAAGCCTTCCGCATCGCGGCGGATACGGAAGCGTCCGCCAAGGTCATCGTAACTTTTTAA
- a CDS encoding sulfotransferase family protein: protein MSGTQTQEPAEIRIDDMADPVVTPAIQAARHGPEGQPDRMTVDQVLAQAMADAGGLNDFGEDQGFRTRMAVTLQAWDEDEGLTRGGRITLLNHMVRVMVNRLRIEDLVKRRPEILDIEIDRPLFIAGLPRSGTTHLVNWLSRDERLRSLTLWESEEPVQLRALAPGEVDPRAARSAELWGAFEAMLPHMAAMHGMDAASIHEDNELLYMDLNCYSWEFQSRIPRWIDHYFAHDRTPSYAYEKKVLQVLTWHRGPNRWLLKSPQHMENLAAIKTVFPDATMVITHRDPIAVLRSLTTMLGYSDRIRRDPVDPPALARLWLDRIEKLLRACIDQREAWGPDQSADILFHEYMADQERVMRQVYRLADLDLTPEVEGQLLGYLEENPRNKHGKVIYDLEGVFGVDEAAARERFAFYYERFPVRQEA from the coding sequence ATGAGTGGAACCCAGACCCAGGAGCCTGCGGAAATCCGCATCGACGACATGGCGGACCCGGTGGTCACTCCGGCGATCCAAGCCGCCCGGCACGGGCCAGAGGGCCAGCCTGACCGCATGACGGTGGACCAGGTGCTGGCCCAGGCGATGGCCGATGCCGGTGGGCTGAATGATTTTGGTGAGGATCAGGGCTTTCGCACGCGGATGGCGGTGACGCTGCAAGCATGGGACGAGGATGAGGGGCTGACCCGTGGGGGCCGCATCACATTGCTGAACCATATGGTCAGGGTGATGGTGAACCGCCTGCGGATCGAGGATCTGGTCAAGCGGCGTCCCGAAATACTGGACATTGAAATCGACCGGCCGCTGTTCATCGCCGGCCTGCCGCGTTCCGGCACGACTCACCTGGTCAACTGGCTGTCGCGCGACGAGCGGCTGCGTTCGCTGACCTTGTGGGAGTCCGAGGAGCCGGTGCAGTTGCGGGCGCTGGCGCCGGGGGAGGTCGATCCTCGCGCCGCGCGCAGCGCCGAACTGTGGGGGGCGTTCGAGGCGATGCTGCCGCATATGGCCGCCATGCACGGCATGGATGCCGCGTCGATCCATGAGGACAACGAACTGCTCTACATGGATCTGAATTGCTATAGCTGGGAATTCCAGTCGCGCATTCCGCGCTGGATCGACCATTATTTCGCCCATGACCGCACCCCCAGCTATGCCTATGAGAAGAAGGTGCTTCAGGTCCTGACCTGGCATCGCGGACCCAATCGCTGGCTGCTGAAATCGCCGCAGCACATGGAAAATCTGGCGGCGATCAAGACGGTGTTTCCCGACGCCACGATGGTCATCACCCATCGTGACCCCATCGCGGTGCTTCGATCCTTGACCACGATGCTTGGCTATAGCGACCGCATTCGCCGCGATCCGGTTGATCCGCCCGCGCTCGCCCGGCTGTGGCTCGACCGGATCGAAAAGCTGCTGCGCGCCTGCATCGACCAGCGCGAGGCATGGGGACCGGATCAATCGGCCGACATATTGTTCCACGAATATATGGCGGATCAGGAGCGCGTGATGCGGCAGGTCTATCGCCTTGCCGACCTGGATCTGACGCCTGAGGTGGAAGGACAATTGCTCGGTTATCTCGAGGAAAATCCGCGCAACAAGCACGGCAAGGTGATCTATGATCTGGAAGGCGTGTTCGGGGTGGATGAAGCGGCCGCGCGCGAACGATTCGCTTTCTATTATGAACGCTTCCCGGTTCGGCAGGAGGCGTGA
- a CDS encoding TetR/AcrR family transcriptional regulator translates to MRDADMQVSEAERKGVDAPVVAAPTGRADQTLAKKRRLLRIAREEFIRQGYRAVTMDAIAQAAGVSKRSLYLWHEDKAALFRACLAAGVDNFPLMQFNEAADPETDLRAFGLALLREFIRPSTVGIARLLLREANEFAEFGPLIRHSRDEHLVRPLARYLERAKIVDGHCDSQAKLLLAMILTPVHDYLLVGDALPDERECTIHVETAVRTFLCGQTRLSRAA, encoded by the coding sequence GTGAGGGACGCAGATATGCAGGTTTCCGAAGCTGAGCGGAAGGGCGTGGATGCGCCAGTGGTTGCCGCGCCGACCGGCAGGGCGGACCAGACGCTTGCAAAGAAGCGCCGCCTCCTGCGGATCGCGCGGGAGGAGTTCATCCGGCAGGGCTATCGCGCCGTCACCATGGACGCGATCGCCCAGGCCGCCGGGGTGTCCAAACGCTCGCTCTATCTGTGGCATGAGGACAAGGCGGCGCTCTTTCGCGCCTGCCTGGCTGCCGGGGTCGATAATTTTCCCCTGATGCAGTTCAACGAAGCCGCCGACCCGGAAACTGACCTGCGCGCCTTTGGACTCGCGCTGCTCCGGGAATTCATACGGCCATCGACCGTGGGCATCGCCCGGCTGCTGTTGCGCGAGGCCAATGAATTTGCCGAGTTCGGACCCCTGATCCGGCATAGTCGCGACGAGCATCTCGTAAGGCCGCTGGCCCGCTATCTTGAGCGTGCGAAGATCGTGGATGGTCATTGCGACAGCCAGGCGAAGCTGCTGCTGGCGATGATCCTGACGCCGGTGCATGATTATCTGCTCGTCGGAGACGCCCTGCCGGATGAGCGGGAATGCACGATCCATGTAGAGACGGCTGTGCGCACATTTCTGTGCGGCCAGACCCGGCTATCGAGAGCTGCTTGA
- a CDS encoding flavin-containing monooxygenase yields the protein MSEHAQGAAIARDWHDRSLPLADTDELRNALEEANLQTLLMVYVHLTHDAAMLDVFSNYIRPPFSVPGTEVPDEYLQELRTKLHHVLTTPGAAREDDPSEALMQRMMSVGVGEEVADEFLPLLMDQIGFKLPKPRKEIEGRPAPQSGFKVLVIGAGMTGLAASLKLEEAGYEHIVIEKNPEVGGTWYENRYPGVGVDTPSHFYSYSFEITPEWTHYHPKGVDMQKYLLHVADKYDLRRNIRFNTEVVSLRYDDAEAVWNVTVRGKDGAEEVIRANAVINAHGPVNRWKWPDIPGREEFQGKMMHTATWDPSTRIEGKRVGIIGTGASAAQLIGAIADQVGDLTVFMRTRYWSIYNPEINHEVSPGMKFALRYIPHFREWFRFRVYWFAADGLYGNVVKDPEWPVDSPSVSAANEGARQWALAHLEAKFHDRPDLKEKLTPDFPIFSKRIILDAGWFDALKQPNVTLEDGGIECFTPKGIRTKDGKEYEFDIIICATGFDVANMMGKLEIHGRGGRSLRDEWGLDDPRSYLGVTVPGYPNYFMTVGPNSAPNHAAGQNLISEAQVHYIIECLDWINANGARAVEPKTEAFEAWNRQVEEQMKHMIWTHPRANSYYNNSKGRVFLSWPWRLVDLWNQTRGPNKEHFELH from the coding sequence ATGTCTGAACATGCACAGGGTGCGGCGATCGCACGGGACTGGCACGACCGTAGCCTGCCGCTTGCCGATACGGACGAGTTGCGCAACGCGCTGGAGGAAGCGAATCTCCAGACGCTGTTGATGGTGTATGTGCACCTGACCCATGACGCGGCGATGCTGGACGTTTTCAGCAACTATATCAGGCCGCCTTTTTCCGTACCCGGCACCGAAGTCCCCGATGAATATCTGCAGGAGCTTCGCACCAAGCTGCACCATGTGCTGACGACACCCGGCGCAGCGCGGGAGGACGACCCGTCCGAAGCGCTGATGCAGCGTATGATGAGCGTGGGGGTGGGCGAGGAAGTCGCCGACGAGTTCCTGCCGCTGCTGATGGACCAGATCGGTTTCAAGCTGCCCAAGCCCCGCAAGGAAATCGAAGGCCGCCCCGCGCCGCAGTCTGGTTTCAAGGTGCTGGTGATCGGCGCTGGCATGACGGGCCTCGCCGCCTCGCTGAAGCTGGAGGAAGCGGGTTACGAGCATATCGTGATCGAGAAGAACCCCGAAGTTGGCGGCACCTGGTATGAGAACCGCTACCCGGGCGTGGGCGTGGATACGCCCAGCCACTTCTATTCCTATTCCTTCGAAATCACGCCCGAATGGACGCATTACCATCCCAAGGGCGTCGACATGCAGAAATATCTGCTCCACGTCGCCGACAAGTACGACCTGCGTCGCAACATCCGCTTCAATACCGAAGTGGTCAGCCTGCGCTATGACGATGCCGAAGCCGTGTGGAACGTCACCGTTCGCGGCAAGGACGGCGCCGAAGAGGTCATTCGCGCCAACGCCGTCATCAACGCGCATGGGCCGGTGAACCGCTGGAAGTGGCCTGATATTCCCGGCCGCGAAGAATTCCAGGGCAAGATGATGCACACCGCGACCTGGGATCCATCGACCCGGATCGAAGGCAAGCGCGTCGGCATCATCGGCACTGGCGCGAGCGCCGCGCAGCTGATCGGCGCAATCGCAGATCAGGTCGGCGACCTCACCGTCTTCATGCGCACGCGCTACTGGTCGATCTATAATCCCGAGATCAATCATGAAGTGTCGCCGGGCATGAAGTTCGCGCTGCGTTACATCCCGCATTTCCGCGAATGGTTCCGTTTCCGCGTCTATTGGTTCGCGGCGGACGGCCTTTACGGCAATGTCGTGAAAGACCCGGAATGGCCCGTTGACAGCCCGTCCGTGTCGGCCGCCAATGAAGGCGCGCGCCAGTGGGCGCTCGCCCATCTGGAGGCGAAGTTCCATGACCGCCCCGACCTCAAGGAAAAGCTGACGCCGGACTTCCCGATCTTTTCCAAGCGCATCATTCTGGACGCGGGCTGGTTCGACGCGCTCAAGCAGCCCAACGTCACGCTGGAAGATGGCGGCATCGAATGCTTCACGCCCAAGGGCATCCGCACCAAGGACGGCAAGGAGTATGAATTCGACATCATCATCTGCGCCACCGGCTTTGACGTCGCCAACATGATGGGCAAGCTGGAAATCCACGGCAGGGGCGGCCGCTCGCTGCGCGACGAATGGGGGCTGGACGATCCGCGTTCCTATCTGGGCGTGACGGTGCCGGGCTATCCCAATTACTTCATGACCGTGGGACCCAACAGCGCGCCCAACCATGCGGCAGGCCAGAACCTGATTTCCGAGGCGCAGGTGCATTACATCATCGAATGCCTCGATTGGATCAACGCCAACGGCGCGCGCGCCGTCGAGCCCAAGACGGAAGCGTTCGAGGCATGGAACCGCCAGGTCGAGGAACAGATGAAGCATATGATCTGGACCCACCCGCGGGCGAACAGCTATTATAACAACTCCAAGGGGCGCGTGTTTCTGTCTTGGCCCTGGCGTCTGGTGGATTTGTGGAACCAGACCCGTGGACCCAACAAGGAGCATTTCGAGCTGCACTGA
- a CDS encoding SDR family NAD(P)-dependent oxidoreductase — MTNPSYDFSGAHVLVTGGTSGIGAAAAAAYRDAGAEVIITGTRGDASDYDADLSGYRYLRMDIEDGESIDAVASSLPRLDILVNNAGMALPSLGLDEYEPEIFARAVNMLLVGAFRMARRSADLLAQSSIVGGGSIVSITSMSSFFGIPIVPGYGAAKTGLVGLTRTLAVKWGERGIRVNSVAAGLTRSRMTEGTFAQEEWMAPTLARTPLGRPGAPEDIANAILFLSSPGAAWITGQTLAVDGGYTISG, encoded by the coding sequence ATGACGAACCCCAGCTATGATTTTTCCGGCGCGCATGTGCTGGTCACAGGCGGCACCAGCGGCATCGGCGCGGCGGCGGCGGCGGCCTATCGCGATGCCGGGGCCGAAGTAATCATCACCGGCACGCGCGGCGACGCCAGTGACTATGACGCGGACCTCAGCGGCTATCGCTATCTGCGCATGGACATCGAAGACGGCGAAAGCATCGACGCGGTCGCATCCAGCCTCCCCCGGCTCGACATACTCGTCAACAATGCAGGCATGGCTTTGCCCAGCCTGGGGCTGGACGAATATGAGCCGGAGATTTTCGCCCGCGCCGTCAACATGCTGTTGGTCGGCGCGTTCCGCATGGCCCGTCGCAGCGCGGACCTGCTGGCGCAAAGCAGCATCGTGGGCGGCGGCAGCATCGTCAGCATTACGTCGATGAGCAGTTTTTTCGGCATTCCCATCGTGCCGGGCTATGGCGCGGCAAAGACGGGCCTAGTCGGCTTGACCCGGACCCTCGCGGTCAAATGGGGCGAACGCGGCATCCGTGTGAACAGCGTCGCGGCTGGCCTGACCCGCAGCCGCATGACCGAAGGCACCTTCGCGCAGGAAGAATGGATGGCGCCGACGCTTGCCCGCACGCCATTGGGGCGTCCGGGCGCGCCGGAGGACATCGCCAACGCCATCCTGTTCCTGTCCAGCCCCGGCGCGGCCTGGATCACTGGACAGACGCTGGCGGTCGATGGCGGCTACACGATATCGGGCTGA
- a CDS encoding Gfo/Idh/MocA family protein, with protein sequence MTVEQTPIGAVVVGTGFGLFTHIRALREAGFEVRAIVGRNRERTAQRAAPLGIPLASDNLEQVLADDPAIRLVTVATPPHAHYTPVMQAIAAGRHVMCEKPFARDLAQAREMLAAAEKAGIVHALGAEFRFDSAQALLRRVVQDGLIGDPLMFSRIYQQPGSGEEEPLADWWTDAAQGGGFLGAFGTHMIDQVRSTLGEIVAVNAILRKLTTTRPSMTSDDYYNVQFRTNSGCLGVIEAAMNFPGPFVMATKVAGTKGAAWIQSGAAFGDPEQVWIKDADGARQIVMPAELVNPAPEPFAIEELIQTEMDRWHTQGFDVAPYAKLFGQMKARIEGRAPPLPDPAGDFRDAAAGQAVLDAARLSAAQGRWVEVEAV encoded by the coding sequence ATGACCGTTGAGCAAACGCCAATCGGCGCAGTCGTCGTGGGCACGGGCTTTGGCCTGTTCACCCATATCCGCGCCCTGCGGGAGGCGGGTTTCGAGGTCCGCGCCATCGTCGGGCGAAACCGGGAGCGAACGGCGCAGCGCGCCGCGCCGCTCGGCATCCCGCTGGCGTCGGACAATCTGGAACAGGTGCTGGCCGATGACCCGGCCATTCGCCTGGTGACCGTCGCGACGCCCCCGCACGCCCATTACACGCCAGTCATGCAGGCGATCGCCGCAGGCCGTCACGTGATGTGCGAAAAACCCTTCGCGCGCGATCTCGCCCAGGCGCGGGAAATGCTGGCCGCGGCTGAAAAGGCCGGGATCGTCCATGCACTCGGCGCGGAGTTCCGTTTCGACAGCGCGCAGGCGCTGCTGCGCCGGGTGGTGCAGGATGGCCTGATCGGCGATCCGCTGATGTTCAGCCGCATCTATCAGCAGCCCGGCAGTGGAGAGGAAGAACCGCTCGCCGACTGGTGGACCGATGCGGCGCAGGGCGGCGGCTTCCTGGGGGCGTTCGGCACGCATATGATCGATCAGGTGCGATCGACGCTGGGCGAGATCGTCGCCGTCAACGCGATCCTGCGCAAACTGACCACGACGCGCCCGTCGATGACGTCCGACGATTATTATAATGTCCAGTTCCGCACCAACAGCGGATGCTTGGGCGTGATCGAGGCGGCGATGAACTTCCCCGGCCCGTTCGTCATGGCCACAAAGGTTGCGGGCACGAAGGGAGCCGCCTGGATCCAGTCGGGCGCGGCTTTCGGCGACCCGGAGCAAGTCTGGATCAAGGACGCCGATGGCGCGCGCCAGATCGTCATGCCTGCCGAACTGGTCAATCCCGCCCCCGAACCCTTCGCGATTGAGGAGCTTATCCAAACAGAGATGGACCGCTGGCACACGCAGGGTTTCGACGTCGCGCCCTATGCCAAGCTGTTCGGCCAGATGAAGGCCAGGATCGAAGGGCGCGCGCCGCCACTGCCTGATCCGGCGGGCGATTTCCGCGATGCTGCGGCGGGTCAGGCCGTGCTGGACGCCGCTCGCCTGTCCGCAGCGCAGGGCCGTTGGGTCGAAGTGGAGGCCGTATGA
- a CDS encoding sugar phosphate isomerase/epimerase family protein: MTHDVPLGLSAPPFAHVPLLERLVPARDAGFSAISLMPGDVWALESAGMAAPEIAARIADHGLALMEIDCTACWLPGHRAASDDVPMASLLRSLTPERVVETAARIGAPSVTAVEMMGVDMSLDEAAEAFAYICDIAAPHGVKVHIEFLPFGGIPDLASAWAIVQAAGRPNGGLTLDSWHFFRSGSDFDLLSRIPGSRIHTVQINDAPAQAEPDLFHETMNGRLVPGQGSFNLTRFVRTLDQIGSTAPISIEIFSQTLNTMPMAEAIASWAPAARAIIRKARETDDR; this comes from the coding sequence ATGACGCATGACGTCCCGCTGGGCCTTTCCGCGCCGCCCTTTGCCCATGTTCCGTTGCTCGAACGTCTGGTCCCGGCGCGCGATGCCGGCTTTTCCGCCATATCGCTGATGCCGGGCGATGTCTGGGCGCTGGAATCGGCCGGGATGGCAGCGCCCGAAATAGCCGCGCGCATCGCCGATCATGGCCTCGCGTTGATGGAGATCGATTGCACCGCCTGCTGGCTGCCCGGCCACCGGGCCGCATCGGACGATGTGCCGATGGCCTCCTTGCTGCGTTCCCTGACACCGGAGCGGGTGGTCGAAACGGCGGCGCGTATCGGCGCGCCGTCCGTCACTGCGGTCGAGATGATGGGCGTCGATATGTCGCTGGACGAAGCGGCCGAGGCCTTCGCCTATATCTGCGACATCGCGGCCCCGCATGGGGTAAAGGTGCATATCGAATTTCTGCCCTTCGGCGGCATCCCCGATCTGGCGAGCGCATGGGCCATCGTTCAGGCGGCCGGCCGGCCCAATGGGGGATTAACCCTGGACAGCTGGCACTTCTTCCGTAGCGGATCGGATTTCGACCTGTTGAGCCGGATACCGGGATCGCGCATCCACACGGTTCAGATCAACGACGCGCCCGCGCAGGCCGAACCCGACCTGTTTCATGAAACGATGAACGGACGGCTGGTGCCGGGCCAGGGCAGCTTCAACCTTACGCGCTTCGTCCGGACGCTCGACCAGATCGGCAGCACGGCCCCCATCTCGATCGAGATTTTCTCCCAAACACTGAACACAATGCCGATGGCGGAAGCCATCGCCTCATGGGCGCCCGCCGCCCGCGCCATCATCCGAAAGGCTAGAGAGACAGATGACCGTTGA
- a CDS encoding VOC family protein — protein MPVRTLDHVNIRTGDVPGTASFFQDILGLRAEAAPGAKSIDHGCWIHDPDGRAIIHIGPVDAAYPSDDAFPFTPAQGSGAVHHVALECDDLPAMLRRLDAANLTVARKDYPSANLCQLFVTERNGIILELNFRSDAP, from the coding sequence ATGCCAGTTCGAACGCTCGATCATGTGAACATCCGCACCGGTGACGTCCCCGGCACCGCATCCTTTTTTCAGGATATCCTCGGCCTGAGAGCAGAGGCGGCGCCGGGTGCGAAGTCCATCGATCATGGCTGCTGGATCCATGATCCAGACGGCCGGGCCATCATCCATATCGGCCCCGTCGATGCGGCCTATCCCAGCGATGACGCATTCCCCTTCACCCCCGCGCAAGGCAGCGGGGCTGTGCATCATGTCGCGCTGGAATGCGACGACCTGCCTGCCATGCTCAGGCGACTGGACGCCGCGAACCTGACCGTGGCGCGCAAGGATTATCCGTCGGCGAACCTGTGCCAGCTGTTTGTAACGGAACGCAACGGCATCATCCTCGAACTCAATTTCCGATCGGACGCTCCATGA